From the genome of Verrucomicrobiota bacterium, one region includes:
- a CDS encoding CRTAC1 family protein: MRRAPSYPAVGGRVAPTARRRHEPRPRLLSSPPSSRSHPHLAGWATCATADKAVCATISTWSPAPSACAGGALVRLACLEFLVGWLLRRCRFSNPPERLILGLCLWLTASAGGGCGRAPESTPPLPPPQNTPRSREVVWFREASQASGLNFQHRSGHANRFYMPEMVTGGVGLFDYDRDGWIDIICVNGGSIERQAEQPAGHRLYRNLGGFRFEDATERAGLGGVRGYGMGCACGDFDGDGFPDLLITHLQGSKLFRNQRDGTFAEVTSSSGIDDAGWGTSAAFCDYDLDGDLDLLVTRYLRWSPQVELPCFSQGGRPDYCSPLNYKSPAMDALYENLGGGRFTNVTARAGLDQAYGNGLGVACADFTGDGKIDLFVANDGMPNQLWVNRGNGQFAEEAALRGCAVSSVGMPRAGMGVAAVDLGQRGALDLFVTHLVGEGNGLFINSNGYFVDHLSTHSVNATSRPWTGFGVGFADFDNDGWLDAYVANGRVKYGAKDLDPRDPYAEPNSLLRGQAGGAFEEVSIPGGTDPVLLGTSRGLALGDLDHDGGMDVVIVNKDGPLHVLKNVHPARGAWAAFRVLNRAGTDAFNARVTLQAGGRRWFRDVLPNQSYCSSHDPRVHFGLGSVSRIESVVVRWPEGQTESFASVSLGTVQDLRQGRGEPVLPE; this comes from the coding sequence ATGAGACGAGCTCCGTCGTATCCCGCCGTGGGTGGCAGGGTGGCGCCGACTGCCCGTCGGCGGCACGAGCCAAGACCCAGACTGCTTTCTTCTCCTCCTTCATCTCGTTCCCATCCCCACCTTGCAGGTTGGGCAACTTGCGCCACAGCAGACAAGGCTGTCTGCGCTACGATCTCGACTTGGTCACCGGCTCCTTCGGCTTGCGCTGGAGGAGCTCTGGTCCGGCTTGCCTGTCTTGAGTTCTTGGTCGGGTGGTTGCTGAGACGGTGCCGTTTTTCCAACCCGCCAGAGAGGCTTATCCTTGGACTTTGCCTGTGGTTGACGGCGTCGGCTGGTGGTGGATGCGGTCGGGCTCCGGAATCGACGCCGCCTCTTCCTCCTCCGCAGAACACGCCCCGGTCGCGCGAGGTGGTTTGGTTCCGGGAAGCTAGTCAGGCTTCCGGTTTGAACTTCCAGCATCGCTCGGGCCACGCCAATCGCTTTTACATGCCGGAGATGGTCACGGGCGGCGTGGGTTTGTTCGATTATGATCGGGATGGATGGATCGACATCATCTGCGTGAATGGAGGGTCGATCGAAAGGCAAGCCGAACAACCGGCCGGCCACCGGCTTTATCGCAATTTGGGAGGTTTTCGCTTCGAGGATGCCACCGAACGCGCGGGTCTCGGAGGCGTACGGGGCTACGGCATGGGCTGCGCCTGCGGGGATTTCGACGGAGATGGATTTCCGGACTTGCTCATCACTCATCTTCAAGGCAGCAAACTTTTTCGCAACCAACGGGACGGGACTTTCGCCGAGGTCACTTCCTCCTCAGGCATTGACGATGCCGGGTGGGGGACATCCGCCGCGTTCTGCGATTATGATTTGGATGGGGATCTCGATCTTCTCGTGACGCGTTATCTGCGCTGGTCACCCCAAGTCGAACTGCCGTGCTTTTCCCAGGGCGGCCGGCCCGATTACTGTTCGCCCTTGAACTACAAATCGCCCGCGATGGACGCGCTTTATGAGAACCTGGGAGGAGGGCGATTCACCAATGTGACGGCGAGGGCTGGACTGGATCAAGCTTACGGGAATGGATTGGGCGTCGCCTGCGCCGATTTCACGGGCGATGGGAAGATCGATCTGTTCGTTGCCAATGATGGGATGCCCAATCAATTGTGGGTCAATCGGGGGAATGGGCAATTTGCCGAGGAAGCAGCGCTACGTGGGTGCGCCGTAAGCTCGGTGGGAATGCCCCGGGCCGGCATGGGCGTGGCGGCGGTCGATCTGGGCCAGAGAGGTGCCCTCGATCTCTTCGTCACGCACCTCGTCGGAGAGGGGAACGGCCTTTTCATCAATTCGAACGGCTACTTTGTCGATCATCTGTCCACTCACAGCGTGAACGCCACGAGCCGGCCCTGGACGGGATTCGGCGTGGGTTTTGCCGATTTTGACAACGACGGATGGCTCGACGCGTATGTCGCCAACGGGCGAGTGAAGTATGGCGCCAAGGACTTGGACCCCCGCGATCCTTATGCCGAGCCGAATTCTCTGCTGCGCGGCCAGGCCGGGGGCGCTTTCGAAGAAGTTTCAATTCCAGGCGGAACCGACCCCGTTCTCCTGGGCACCAGCCGGGGTTTGGCCCTGGGTGATCTCGATCACGATGGGGGAATGGACGTGGTGATTGTCAACAAGGATGGGCCTTTGCATGTGCTGAAGAATGTTCACCCCGCCCGGGGCGCTTGGGCGGCCTTCCGGGTCCTCAACCGGGCCGGGACAGACGCCTTCAACGCGCGTGTAACCCTCCAGGCTGGCGGCCGCCGATGGTTCAGGGATGTATTGCCCAATCAGAGCTATTGTTCGAGCCACGATCCGCGCGTTCACTTTGGGTTGGGCTCGGTTTCCCGGATTGAATCGGTCGTCGTGCGCTGGCCGGAGGGACAGACGGAATCTTTTGCCTCGGTTTCACTGGGAACCGTTCAAGACTTGCGTCAGGGCCGAGGCGAGC